DNA from Sorex araneus isolate mSorAra2 chromosome 6, mSorAra2.pri, whole genome shotgun sequence:
GTAGACTAAAATTTAAATGGATGCCTTCTTTTTGTGCTAtgtattgaaccctggtctgcatATATGGCAATGTAGTTTACAAGTCACATTCTCAGCCCCAATGTTTTCTCTCTCAGCTCCAGTATCTTCTTTTGTTTAAAGGTCGTAACTGATGTACACCGAGtctgctcctggcttggtgcacaggggctgctcccaaTGGTACCTGTGGGGCCATTTGGtactagggaccaaacctgggcttcTGTATGCAAAGCCCTGACCCCATgtctttggttttggtgtttgggcaaCATGCAGTggtgggaccatgtggtatcaggggacccaggtctcctgtatataaagcatatgctccagcctatTGAACTAtcttccttgccttttttttttgctttaaaccAAATTgttcttatgtttattttgttgcttCCGAAACTGCTACAAAAAAACTGCAGTAGGAGTATAAAAGGCAATAAAACCAGGCATGAAACAATGAAGCGTTCATTagtttacattgattttttttttcttttagtattgCCAGTGGAATGGTGGACAATAGTATGTCGAAGTACAAGTCAGTTTTCTCAGTTTTCAAGAGTCGTAGGGAGTGAGGGCGGACAACTTAGTTGTGATATGAATGTTCTCAGCACTCACATACCAGAGATTTTTACGTAGCGAAAATCTAGTTTTATAGATACCAAAGAGTTAAGTGCCAAACACTAACAATAGACCGTTGAGACGAGGTATGTGAGAAATGATCTTTGTCCTTGAAGAGTTTATAAACTAGGAAGGAGAACAGAGACCAAACAAGGCAAACTGTCATAAAGTATAATTTGAGTATTATAAAATTGTGTGCCAAGTGGTGCTGTGGACATACTGTAACTGATGTGGAGATGGCTTGTAGAAAGACTGCAGTGTGCAGTATTAGTGATGTTTCAAATGTAgaaaaaattagtgtttttgaaTATTCTGAGATAATGTCGATAGGGTATGGTAGAGAAAAAGTTGATTTTAGTTGTAGTTTACTATATTGGGATAATTGCAGTTAGTAGAGCTAACAAGTttgaaaggaatgaagaaaataagttttaacaTACTCCATATGTTTTAGAGTCCTTTAACAGTCCTAGTAGGCATTTGAATATGTGGGTATTAGTCTTTGAGTTGTAGAGTGCTATAGATAGACTTAAATGAATTATGGAAGAATATATCTAGGAGTGAGTTTAGCGGGAACCATATTTGGGTGAGGGTTATAAGTATAGAAATCAGAAGTGAAGAATTGAGTGGAATTTGTGGAAGTCACTGAAAGGAAGATGTTTTGAGGTGCCCAGAGTGGTTAACAGATTTGTATACTGCAAACTGACCATTTAGGTTTTCATAGTTAAGTTTAGAGGACAACAGACATTAAAATATAGTAAAGGCTGAAGTGAAGTTGTAGAGTATATGGTGACGTGTTTGCTGATAAAACTGAATTTATAGTTCATTTTTGTAATTGATACTAATCTTGCGACATTTATCATGTATCTTGGAAAATCCACGTATAGATCCTGTCTGTTAAATTGTAAACCCGGTTGATACATCCCACAGTCACTGCCATTAAGTGCCTGTTAAATGAATAACTATAATATGGTCACTAAAGTGTGTGAAAGCAGTACACATAGCCCCTTCCTAAAGGTGAGTAAGGCTTTATCTAAAAGATGTAGAAACTGATAGACTTACCCACTTGGTTGCTTACTTTGACAATGAATGAATTCTTTATTTCATCTTAATTGATGCCTGTGCTGCTTCAGAAATATTTGCCAATATTAGAACATAGAACTCCTTGAAGGTTTTCCATTCCAGCTTTGATCACTGAAGCAAGTGGACTGATAACACAGCAACAGTTAAACAATTATTTTCCTCTGTAGCCTCTGGGCATCAGAAGTGTTTGATTTTATCTTAAGTACCAGTGGTTTATATAGAATTCTAGTCTTAAAGACTGGAATCATACTGAAATTGGCGGTacactgttttctttgttttacggctatagtattgctgggtgtaaTTCTTCTGGGGGGCATAGAAAAGACAAAACCTAGGACAGTCAAGTGAAAATCTTGACAGATAAACATGTGAATTGATTTGTTCAGGACCAGGGGTGTAGCATCAGGATATAGGTGTCTTTCAGAAGTCTTAAAATATCAAGCCTTATTTTACTGCACAGTCATTGCCATTTTCatgacaattttatttcaaaagtgagGGTACAGAGATGTGACtcagcagataaagcacttgccataCATGAAGCCTAGGATTGACCTGTGAcaccatgaagaaaaaaaagaagaaaaatctgggGTGCAACTCTTTGTGAAGGTGATGTGTGTGTATTCCTTACAAACAGGATAAAATTATTACAATTGCAGTTATTTGATTAAATATGGTAACTTAAAAGAATAAGTATACATTGTatctgaaaagcaaaagaaaaattgcGCATTCTTAGTTTAAATGGTAGAGAAGTAATCCTTTATGACCATAAGACTCTTATTTTACTGTTACTTAAGCCAAACCTTTTTCCAAATAACATTTGGATCTGAACTGGTCTACtgtaatatttttctcctttcccttaaTATCTTACTTTCCCAAATCTTTTGcagaatatattttttcctctcctctttgATTAAAGTTTTTCGTATAATTCAGGAAAAGCTTAATTAGCTTAATCTAAAGTGAGATATTGCTGTTAAATAGTTTTACTCTAGGTTGCAGTGAAACAGGCAATGATGGGAAAAGGGAAGGTGAGTGAATCAATCTGTACAGCAAAAAgcattcttcttttttggggtagGGGGCCCCAAacccgttggtgctcagggcttactactttCATAGTTAAGAAActatatgctcaggaatcactctagttGGGGCCGTTgtgggggactatatatggtgctgggatcaaacttggattcagcacatgcaaggcaagcgcctttatACCATCACTCTTGCCCCAACCTGTAGgttttttatctatatttttaatcttgCATGTTTGAACTGTGCTTGGCTCTACCCTTGGTTTTCTGATAGCCAAGTAAACTTAATACTAACTACAATTCTCTGTTCTCTGCTGACTCTTAAATGTTTTTATGTGTACTTTTTATAGTCTTTTAGACATCTTGTAAGTTACTTGTTTGAAACATAAACTGCTTGctgttaaagtttttaaattagaaaataatggcAGTTCTCTTCTGGTTGTCTTAGATTTGGGAATGGATGATGAAGGAGATGATGACCCAGTTCCTCTTCCAAATGTTAATGCAGCAATATTAAAAAAGGTAAGCTTGCTAACAGTATACTTgaatttgtgcttttcttttcttttttcatttagtaCAATTCCCATGTTGGTATATAGTAAGAGAGTCTTCTTGCCTgaaggcctggctgtcttccctggggcccctccgagggggtgggctccaccttccctccacaccccgagcagagctcccacggccgaagactgccagagcctagccatagccatgctcaaggcccctctccacatgttcggacgaacctcacgcatgaaggtacgggggctgagacctccaagccttctcggatcaggactgggcctcttccgcccagatttcccattttccagtagctaggtggtcacacccagggactgcccctggcgtcgTGTAATCCTACCAACAACCAACAtttagagacttaaaaccaagctcctggaagggcGCAGCCACTTCAAGGCcgagagacatcttatagcctacttctccctctgggagaacctggcaagctaccgagagtttcctgcccacatggaagagccttgcaaactccccatggtatattcatatgctaaaaccagtaacagtgctgggtctcattcccctgaccctgaaagagcctccaatgcggcatcgttgggaaggacgattaaagagaggcttctaacatctcagggctaggacgaatggagacattactgagactgcttgaaaaatttgacgatcaatgggatgatgatgatgttggtaTATATAGGTTTCTTTATTTAACATATAATTATGACTaagtatttttagtttatttacccAGCCCCTTGTGAGAATTAAAGTTGTCTAAtcttttgttgggctggagcgaaagtgtagggtgttttccttgcacttggctgatccaggtttgatacctccgtccctctcagagagcctggcaagctaccgagggtatcctgcccgtacagcagagcctggcaagctaccctggtgtattcgatatgccagaaacagtaacaagtctcacttggagatgttactagtgccctctcaagcaaatcaatgagcaatgggatgacagtgatacagtgaatcttttgttattgatattttttaaaaagaaaataacatggggctggagcgatagcacagcaggtagggcgtttgccttgcacgaggccgacccggatttgattcccagcatcccatatagtcccctgagcaaaaaccgccaggggtaattcctgagtgcagagccaggagtgacccctgtgcatcgccgggtgtgacccccccaaaaaaaaagaaaatagcatatgcttattaaaaatgtaaaaaaaattttttttagtatgGTTATTAAAAAGAGTATGCCTTAAGTGAGAGTGAGGACAGGATATGTGCTTTTACTTAGGCTTTAtagccatacctgactgtcctcagagcttattcctgtctctgcgctTGGAGGTCATtactgatggggcttggggaaaccatatgtggtgtcaggggttgaacccagcttTGCAGCGTTTATGGtaaaacctgctgtactatctctgcagcccttttgttgttcttttactggtcttgttttggggccacacttggcgatgctcaaagctttcttcctggctctgcactcaggaatcactcctgtcagtgctccggggaccatatggaatgccagggattgaataggccatctgtgagcaaggcaagtgccctgcctgctgtactatcgttccagccctttatttgtatttttatgtggtgctagggattgaacctagggccttacacatgtgctttactgctgagctatatcccagGTCTGGCCTTCTGTGGTGTCTCCCTCATCTCCCCCTTATCATTATCACCTGGGTACTTTACCTTGTGCCTAAGCATAAAACTACTCCACATTGAATAGAATTTTAAGGTTTATGGGCATATGTGCCTTAAAAAAGCTAGTTACTTTAGTGCTTGTCTGAAAAATTACCAGCCAGTTTCCACTTGTAGGTAGGGGGATGCTGGCTAGAAGATCTatctaaatattgaaaaaattcagtattttataGTTTAGAGCTTAAATGGATTGACTCCAGTTAGTTTCCTAATTGATCATAAACAGTTTCATTTGGATGGTTTCTTTTGACCCTGACAGACATGCAATGATTCTAGgtagtatttgtttgtttgtttatgctttttttgggtcacacctggagatgcacagggtttattcctggctttgcactcaggaattactcctgacagtgctcaggggaccatatgggatgctgggaattgaacccaggtcaactgcgtgcaaggcaaacaccctacctgtctgAGTCAGTCAGGGCactccggactctgtgctcagagatcactcctggaggatatCAGGGACCAtagaggttctggggattgaacttgggttggccatgtgcaaggcaagcaccctattcactgtactgtctggccccaattttttttttcctccatacCAAATTGGCTATTaccaatttatttaatttgatagaaagttaaaatgttttgttttttagggactatacctgtcagtgcttgggagttgctcaCAGTTGTTTGCTTGGTGGTCATTCCTGGCGTGCCAGGGATTTTGAACCCTGGCCTCatgccctttgagctgtctttctggtcaaaatttattctttaaacctGAACATTAATATGTTAATGACCTTTTTCTTACAGGCATTTAGTTTTTACTgatttttggttacacctggctgtgctcatggcttactccaaGATTAagtcagagctcaggggaccatatggagtgctaggaattGTATCCTTGGGTTCTGCAcccaagacaaataccttaacaGGAGTACTGTCTCTCCCAGACCCCTTaagaccatacctggtggtgcttaggagctgctcctggcatggtgctgttctggggtttgaacctagcccttctgcatgcaaagtttgCACTCTTGCACTCTGCTCAGTgagctctctttctggccctctaagaggctttaaaaagaaaaaaaagcatgagtGCTGGCGAGATAGTACAACTCTTGGATTGTGTCTTGCCAGTTTgcggtattttttgtttttgtttttgttttttcctttttacattttgggtcactcctggcagtgctcagaggaccatatgggatactgggaattgaaccccgggtcagctgcatgcaaggcaaatgccctacccaatgtgctatttctccagccccgccagTGTTGAGTttgaaccacatatggtcttctaaaAGTatcaccaggggttactcctgagcacacctgggagtggtctaaaaacaaaaacaaattgtgAAAAATGCATAATATTGAatttgctattttaatatttttcagtgtaCAATTCACTGACATGAAGTAGTATATCTATATAGTCATACAGTTGCCACCAGTTGGTgaaaaaacctgaaaaatttcaaaaacctGAAATTTTTTCACCAATTCAAACAAACTTTATACTCATTAAACAATAACTTCCCATTACTGCTTCACATTGTTACTATTTTCTGTATGAATTTGACTACCCTGTTTACCTCATTTGTTCTTAAGTGATTGGCCTATTTTAATTAGCATAATGATATCATGGTTTGTCCatgttgtagttttgttttttacttgaaatatttttaaaaaaattttttggtttggggtccacacccaacatcgtgctcggggatcactgctggcagggctcagtggatcatacggagtgctgggatcaaacctgggtcagttgcatgcaagacagtcaagcacctacctgctgtattatctctttccCAGCCTcctatagtttttgtttttttgttttttgaaggggTGTATTGAACCACGcctgctgtgctcggggatttcttctggctctgtgctcaggcaacacTGAGACAAGGGGTCAGTGAACTCCCgaggtgccagggttcaaacctttatcaaccacttgcaaggcaggtaccttgtTCTAccattctctctggccctaaaagttctatttattttttttggttggggaagGGAGTGTTGGGCCACAGCTAATGTTGTTCATGGCTTACTGCtagtcctgtgctcagagatcactgctggcagttttttccttttatttttggggtagGGCACACTTTGCAGTGCTTAGTGAGTTTTCTTGTCTTTGTGTTCAGGTGTAACCCCTGGAATTCTCAGTGTAACCCCTGGaattctcagggaccatattatGGTGCTCAGGATCTGAAACAGGGTTgtttgcatgtaaggcaaggatcttaccacctgtactatctatctcgcCCCTAGAGTTGTTGCTAATGTGTGTTTCTTAAGACAATTCATAAGGGATTAAACActagacctcacacatgcaaggctttaCCACTTGCTACCATTTTACCCTGATCCTAAACATTAGATTTTATTTACTTAGATGTATTTCTGATTCTGGGTTATTGTGCTAATAAAGTTTGTATCTTTGGGGGCccagagagagtacaaaggttaaggcacttgcttagtATGCAGCTGTGGCTGCAACTCTGGTTTAATCCTGCCATTGCATGttgctcttgagcacagaaccaggtaggaacctgaacactgctggatgtggaacCCACCCCCTATATTCCCAATTCAGTTTCAGTACTAATGCACAATGCTCCAAAAAGGAGTTTTACATGTATTCAAATGTCCTTTTAAGTATTGAAACTATAGCAGTGAACCAAATACACAAACTCAGTTCTAATGAGTTTGTGTAAGGAAAATGAACAGTGATATAGCATAgctgtttggggggagggagggtgtgcagagcgatagtacagctggtaaataaagtgcttgccttgcacacaactgaccgggttcgatccctggcacctcatatggtccccccaaactccaccaggagtaagccttgagtaccattaggtgtgacccaaacattccctcccccccacctcccggggAAAAAAGAGGCCCCTGCAAGGAACCAAAGAAACAAAGGGCAGAGCACAAACTACATATAAGAGACCCAGgctctatctctggcactgcagtgatcctctgagcactacagggaataaccctgagcactactggatgtggcctgaaaactggaaaaaaaaaaaaaaaagaaggaaaaggctaTCTGATGTTAGggagatagcatagggggtagggcttATACCTTATATATATGCATggggcctggtttgatccctggcattacttGGTTTTCCAAGAATTATTGGAATGGAGACCCATTCCAGTTATAAGTCCAGAATCATAACTCTGGAGTCCCTGAATGCTGCTTTCTAtagtcctggtggtccccaacatCAGGGTCCCTAGCCTCACTACAGCCTTGGACCCTAGCATTGTCTAAACACACTACTTGACTGAGAATCAGTGGGAATGGCTGGGACCACCTGGGGATTTCTTGAGAGGCTAGGAAAATGAGAAAAGCAGTGGCATATAAATGAGTTGGTATATAGAGATTTAGCTGTTTATCTGTtactgtttccttttcctttccctttgttacTTTTTGTGACCAAGGGTCTCACAGTTACTGTGTATGTTGAAGTTTCATGTGCCTTAGTTATGCTTATGCACAATTTGGAGGggcagaagtaaggcctgagcgcagctgggtgtggccccaaaccctaaTAATAATGGCACTAATTACTTTTCTACTAAgggaacttttctttttaaattttttattagtgaatcaccgtgagatagttacagacttacaaactttcatgcttgcctttcagtcatacaatgattgggtacccattcctccaccagtgcccattttccaccatcaatggtcccagaatcccttcctccaccccaccctgcctctgtggcagggcattcccttttgctctctccttttgggtgttgtggtttgcaatagaggtactaagtggccatcatatttggtctgtagtctagtttcagcccgcatctcccatcctgagcaagtcCTCCCAGTACCTTTTACTTGGTGGAcccttctcaatctgagctgccttttctactaagggaatttttttttttttttttttttttttttgctttttgggtcgcaccagcaatgcacaggggttacctcctggctttgcaccccggaattaatcctggcagtgcttaggggaccatatgggatgctggaaatcgaaccaggtcggccatgtgcaaggcaaacaccctacccgctgtactatcgctccagccccactaagggAACTTTTGggcctttatttttaattttcttgttattgttttggagcCTCACCCAGTGCTCTAAAGATtgctcttggttttgtgctcagggatcactcctggtgggcttgggggaccatatggggtgccggggatcgaacctggtttggccacattcaaaataagcactttacccactgtacaatgtCTCTGGGACTACTGTTGctgttcttttgtttatttatttaacctATTGCTCTAGTgtagtcttattttttaaaattttgcggGTACACTGCTGTGCTAACTCCTGACCtcgtgcttaaggatcactcctggaggtgttcgggaagaccatttgtggtgctagggatcaaaccaaggtctcctgtatgtaaggcaaacgccttgcccacTGAAGCCTTCTCTAATGATTTTTAGGTCTTTTATTCTGGGATAATTTGTTGTATCAGTTGCAGATATTTTACAGTCTTTGTCCTTTGTTTCTCTTGCACAAGAGCTTTATTAATGTGTGGATTAATGTAATCTGTCtgcatcattttctcttttccaagaTTAGCTTCACTTGGGGTTTTGAAGATTTcttaaacttaatttttgtttttttaagcttGGCCTCTAACTTTATTATTCAAGATAACATCTTGCTAATTCTTAGCACAGTTAAGGAATAAACCTGCCTCAAGGTACAATGAGTTCCTTGTGACAAAATGCCAAAAGAGGAATGAACTTTTGTTGTTTGTAGGTTATTCAGTGGTGCACCCACCACAAGGATGACCCCCCTCCTCCTGAGGACGATGAGAACAAAGAAAAGCGAACAGATGATATCCCTGTTTGGGACCAAGAATTCCTGAAAGTGGACCAAGGAACACTTTTTGAACTTATCCtggtatgaatttttaaaattttttaattttaatttttttggatgtCCTGTTTTGTGGGTGATATTGGACAGTATTCTGGAGCTCCCTTTTGTGCTTTGAACAGTGGGGTGCCGCATATGAAGCTTGTACTCAGCTACTTAAACTTTATCTCTAGCCGCAGCTTGCAGTTTTACGTTTTCATTAGACTGTAAATGGTCACTAGTTTTGGAtttggtttaaaatatattttaatgaaagcaacaatccctttttttaaaaaaaaatttttttaggctGCAAACTACTTAGACATCAAAGGTTTGCTTGATGTTACATGCAAGACTGTTGCCAATATGATTAAGGGGAAGACACCTGAGGAGATTCGTAAGACCTTCAACATCAAAAATGACTTTACTGAAGAAGAGGAAGCCCAGGTAGGTAGCCTTCCACTTGTTTTGATCACCTGCTTTATAAGAAACATGCCAGGCAAAGAGGTTCCTGTCTTGATCTTACATGAAGGATAAAAAGTACATTCTACgtcttaaaaatattcttggttAAGATTGCTTTGACCCTGAGTTTAAAAGCATTTAGATGATGCcacaattttgttatttttaattttagatttttggaccacacctgtcaatgctcagggcttatcctggctttgcactcaggaatcattactggcaGGGCTttggataccatatgggatgccagggattgaactcgagtagaatccaggcaagcaccctgcctgctgtactgtctctgtggccTGTTTCCACATTTTTATAAGCATAAGAAAGATTCACTCAAAGATGCTCTTTGATATCTTTAGCAGTTAATAGTTTTGTTACCTTGGTCTTATGTACTGTAGatcataaataatttagaaaaaagtaGGATTTATGGATTGTTGtgttctaaaatttttttgtttaggcACTGGTTTACAAAacttaatggtagggtttcatgcataaaacattctagcACCACCCATCCATCAGAGTAGATGCTTTCTTCTTCATTGTGCCATTGTCGCCTTTCTCCACCATCTCTTCCCAACACGCAGCTTCAGTTTTCAGTTACTATGGCCTTTAAACATTGTTATTGCT
Protein-coding regions in this window:
- the SKP1 gene encoding S-phase kinase-associated protein 1 gives rise to the protein MPSIKLQSSDGEIFEVDVEIAKQSVTIKTMLEDLGMDDEGDDDPVPLPNVNAAILKKVIQWCTHHKDDPPPPEDDENKEKRTDDIPVWDQEFLKVDQGTLFELILAANYLDIKGLLDVTCKTVANMIKGKTPEEIRKTFNIKNDFTEEEEAQVRKENQWCEEK